TTTCCGGCCCATGTTCACCATACGGCATTTCGGATGAAGAACCCTCCTTTTGAAAGGCCGGAAAGCCGCCAGCAATTTCTTCACGTTTTAAAGGCATTGGAAATTGAAGAAGCCAATTGCAATGTCATGGAAAAATTCGGGTTTGGAGTTCGGATTGAAGAGAATGGTGACCGGCTCGTAATCGTTTGGGAAGCCCACACAGAATATTACAGTTATCAGATTTGGCATATTCCTGATGATAAAAACCTATTGTTCGATTTTGGTCCCATCAGCCTCCCTGGATTTGAGTTTCCGGTGTCCCCTTTGGGAGACCGGGTGACCTCGTTGGATATTATTTTTTCCCAGGAACCTAAAATTAAGCCCGACCTGATCAGGGGATTGTTGCCCGGCCCTCATGTTTATGGAAGCCAGGTTTTTGGAGAGGAAATTTCCATCGTCACCAGTTTTACCCCGGATGAGCATATGCGGGAGAGGTATTTAATTTTTTCCGCTTCTCCAAAAGCGCTTCTTCAACTTCTTCCCCAGGTGATTGATGCGGTGGCCACCATGGAAAATTACTATCATCTGTTGTTGCTCCCTTTTCCGGAATTCTCAAAAGCGGTTGACCGGATTCATCAGTTGGAGCAGCACCACCTGGAGCAGCGGACCAGTATTACCGCTGAACTTTCTACTTCGGATTCAAAGACGCTCCAAGGGTGGGTTAATCAGTTAACCCAGGATTTTTTGGAGGTCAGCCGTTTTGCCGAAGCCATGCGGTACCAGTTATCCGCCTCGGTACCTTATAATACAATTGTCATTTCCACCATACGGGCCCTTCAAGAAAAACACCATCCTCCTTTTCTTCCCCTTTCGGATTATGTCCTGGGGGGAATTTCCGGGGTTGCAGATGGTTACGGGCAGTTAATCCGGCGTATTGAGGCCGTTGAATCCGATTTTCAAGGGAGTA
This genomic stretch from Nitrospiria bacterium harbors:
- a CDS encoding DUF3422 family protein; the protein is MEPNPGREIKIPLQRLHERPKKYLGEWLDFPAHVHHTAFRMKNPPFERPESRQQFLHVLKALEIEEANCNVMEKFGFGVRIEENGDRLVIVWEAHTEYYSYQIWHIPDDKNLLFDFGPISLPGFEFPVSPLGDRVTSLDIIFSQEPKIKPDLIRGLLPGPHVYGSQVFGEEISIVTSFTPDEHMRERYLIFSASPKALLQLLPQVIDAVATMENYYHLLLLPFPEFSKAVDRIHQLEQHHLEQRTSITAELSTSDSKTLQGWVNQLTQDFLEVSRFAEAMRYQLSASVPYNTIVISTIRALQEKHHPPFLPLSDYVLGGISGVADGYGQLIRRIEAVESDFQGSISVIRTRVSLMQQEQNLVLEDQNLKLLSNVDKTTKSQAVLQQTVEGLSVIVIAYYLSGLANHVFKAMEGMGWIASATIATGLFVPISIGFSIALIYFGRKFIYKKMWPMGKI